From the Longimicrobium sp. genome, one window contains:
- a CDS encoding RNA polymerase sigma-70 factor, with amino-acid sequence MSTPLHPPAAPEAGDAADRELAARVQSGDAAAFEALFRRYFDRLAAFAEGYVRAPEAAEDLTVDVFVRIWERRAEWNLRGTPRSYLYTAVRNEALAWLRRRRMVERAHAESVRDGRPPAMGAAPESSDAGVEARELAEAADHAILQLPERSREAFVLLRKHGLSYAEIAETMGISVKTVEVHLGRAFKFLRAQLAAFLAVLLATVLH; translated from the coding sequence GTGAGCACGCCGCTCCATCCCCCCGCCGCGCCCGAGGCTGGCGATGCCGCGGACCGCGAGCTGGCCGCGCGCGTGCAGTCGGGCGACGCGGCGGCGTTCGAGGCGCTCTTCCGCCGCTATTTCGACCGTCTCGCCGCCTTCGCCGAGGGGTACGTCCGGGCGCCGGAGGCGGCCGAGGACCTGACGGTGGACGTGTTCGTGCGCATCTGGGAGCGGCGCGCGGAGTGGAATCTCCGGGGAACCCCGCGCAGCTACCTCTACACCGCCGTCCGCAACGAGGCGCTGGCGTGGCTGCGGCGCCGGCGCATGGTGGAGCGCGCGCACGCCGAGAGCGTCCGCGACGGGCGTCCTCCCGCGATGGGCGCCGCGCCCGAGTCGTCCGACGCGGGGGTGGAGGCGCGCGAACTGGCCGAGGCCGCCGACCACGCCATCCTGCAGCTTCCCGAGCGCAGCCGCGAGGCGTTCGTCCTCCTGCGCAAGCACGGCCTGAGCTACGCCGAGATCGCCGAGACGATGGGGATCTCGGTGAAGACCGTGGAGGTCCATCTCGGCCGCGCCTTCAAGTTCCTCCGCGCGCAGCTCGCCGCCTTCCTGGCCGTTCTCCTGGCCACCGTCCTCCACTGA
- a CDS encoding BadF/BadG/BcrA/BcrD ATPase family protein — translation MTVFAGIDGGGTKTTLALADDDGRELGRRMGPAGLVDPRRPVATAEMLATLVRDALAAAGIAEKPVALCAGLAGVGNEDERRAVEAALAAAEVAERVCIVTDGEIALEGAIGGEAGILIIAGTGSVAYARGEDGRVERCGGWGMVVGDEGSAWSLGRNGLAAALRAADGRGPQTRLLPKFLELLDVDSPRGIPPWAGRAEKAAVGALAVHVVEAAEQGDAVALQVVEREARELACHAVALARRMEPWSGAVPVVFHGGVLGIDFYADVVRASLEEYEYAFEVRPGVADAVAGALLYARRLLAAERV, via the coding sequence ATGACGGTGTTCGCCGGGATCGACGGCGGAGGGACGAAGACGACGCTCGCGCTCGCGGACGACGACGGGCGCGAGCTGGGCCGCCGCATGGGCCCGGCGGGACTCGTCGACCCGCGCCGCCCCGTGGCGACCGCGGAGATGCTGGCCACCCTCGTCCGCGACGCGCTCGCCGCGGCGGGGATCGCGGAGAAGCCGGTGGCCCTCTGCGCCGGCCTTGCGGGGGTGGGGAACGAGGACGAGCGCCGCGCGGTGGAGGCGGCGCTGGCCGCGGCGGAGGTGGCCGAGCGCGTCTGCATCGTCACCGACGGCGAGATCGCGCTGGAGGGGGCGATCGGTGGGGAGGCGGGGATCCTGATCATCGCCGGCACCGGCTCCGTGGCCTACGCGCGCGGCGAGGACGGGCGGGTGGAGCGGTGCGGGGGATGGGGGATGGTGGTGGGCGACGAGGGGAGCGCGTGGAGCCTGGGCCGCAACGGCCTGGCCGCCGCCCTCCGCGCCGCCGACGGCCGCGGCCCGCAGACGCGCCTGCTGCCGAAGTTCCTCGAGCTGCTGGACGTGGACTCGCCGCGCGGGATCCCGCCGTGGGCGGGGCGCGCGGAGAAGGCGGCGGTCGGCGCGCTGGCCGTGCACGTGGTCGAAGCCGCGGAACAGGGGGACGCGGTGGCGCTGCAGGTGGTGGAGCGCGAGGCGCGCGAGCTGGCCTGCCACGCCGTGGCGCTCGCGCGGCGGATGGAGCCGTGGAGCGGCGCCGTCCCCGTCGTCTTCCACGGCGGGGTGCTGGGGATCGACTTCTACGCCGACGTGGTGCGCGCCTCGCTGGAGGAGTACGAGTACGCCTTCGAGGTGCGCCCCGGCGTGGCCGACGCGGTGGCCGGCGCGCTCCTCTACGCGCGCAGGTTGCTGGCCGCGGAGCGGGTGTAG
- the nagB gene encoding glucosamine-6-phosphate deaminase has product MAQTRERVPVVIVEYDQIARTIAERIAAIIRDCNAAGRPAVLGLATGSTPIGIYRELIRLHRDEGLDFANVVTFNLDEYYPMPPDSIHSYVRYMWENLFDHINIPRENVHIPAGDVPREKVEEFCRWYEEAIRDAGGVDFQILGIGKTGHIGFNEPGSGVESRTRLIALDTVTRRDAAADFFGEDNVPHEAITMGVASILEAREIALVATGEHKSAIVRRSVEGEPDPDVAATYLQNHPNATFYLDPAAAADLTRIRTPWVVGEVRWDRQRETEAVIWLSQVTDKSILKLDTEDYREHHLSSLVARYGSAGPLNGEVFNGLLSKIRGKSRLPQDCRIIVFSPHPDDDVISMGGILNKLHQNGNEITVAYQTSGNIAVFDHEVRRYVDWLQRFNRDFSLGDGRVEELAGRIERFLDEKRPGQVDIPEVQDIKRRIREAEAVSGIETFGMRRDQACFLDLPFYQTGKVRKDPIGPEDVRRTLELLERVRPEIVFVAGDLSDPHGTHRMCLQAVHEALEQYGGDAPEVWYYRGAWQEWPVSEADVLVPLSEEELRLKIFAIYKHQSQKDKAPFPGQDDREFWQRVEERNTSTAKIVDRLGLPEYFAMEAYVVRKNGEPLERPTLSTADLAEAPRLRRSTDHPAWGTGRVQVVRAAPDEVGEVGGQTA; this is encoded by the coding sequence ATGGCGCAGACCCGCGAGCGCGTTCCCGTCGTCATCGTCGAGTACGACCAGATCGCCCGGACCATCGCCGAGCGCATCGCCGCCATCATCCGCGACTGCAACGCGGCGGGGCGGCCGGCGGTGCTGGGGCTGGCCACCGGCAGCACGCCCATCGGCATCTACCGCGAGCTGATCCGGCTGCACCGCGACGAAGGGCTCGACTTCGCCAACGTCGTGACCTTCAACCTCGACGAGTACTATCCCATGCCGCCGGACAGCATCCACAGCTACGTCCGGTACATGTGGGAGAACCTGTTCGACCACATCAACATCCCCCGCGAGAACGTCCACATCCCCGCCGGCGACGTGCCGCGCGAGAAGGTGGAGGAGTTCTGCCGCTGGTACGAGGAGGCCATCCGCGACGCCGGCGGCGTCGACTTCCAGATCCTGGGGATCGGCAAGACCGGGCACATCGGCTTCAACGAGCCCGGCTCCGGCGTGGAGAGCCGCACGCGGCTGATCGCGCTCGACACGGTTACCCGGCGCGACGCGGCGGCCGACTTCTTCGGCGAGGACAACGTCCCGCACGAGGCCATCACCATGGGCGTGGCCTCGATCCTCGAGGCGCGCGAGATCGCGCTGGTCGCCACCGGCGAGCACAAGTCGGCCATCGTCCGCCGCTCCGTCGAGGGCGAGCCGGATCCGGATGTCGCGGCGACGTATCTCCAGAATCACCCCAACGCGACGTTCTACCTCGACCCCGCGGCCGCGGCCGACCTGACGCGCATCAGGACGCCGTGGGTCGTGGGCGAGGTGCGGTGGGACCGGCAGCGCGAGACCGAGGCGGTGATCTGGCTCAGCCAGGTGACGGACAAGTCGATCCTCAAGCTCGACACCGAGGACTACCGCGAGCACCATCTCTCCTCCCTCGTCGCGCGCTACGGGAGCGCGGGGCCGCTGAACGGCGAGGTGTTCAACGGGCTGCTGAGCAAGATCCGCGGGAAGAGCCGGCTGCCGCAGGACTGCCGCATCATCGTCTTCTCCCCGCACCCCGACGACGACGTGATCTCGATGGGGGGCATCCTCAACAAGCTGCACCAGAACGGGAACGAGATCACCGTCGCCTATCAGACCAGCGGCAACATCGCCGTGTTCGACCACGAGGTGCGGCGCTACGTGGACTGGCTGCAGCGCTTCAACCGCGACTTCTCGCTGGGCGACGGGCGGGTGGAGGAGCTGGCCGGGCGGATCGAGCGCTTCCTGGACGAGAAGCGTCCCGGGCAGGTGGACATCCCCGAGGTGCAGGACATCAAGCGCCGCATCCGCGAGGCCGAGGCGGTGAGCGGGATCGAGACCTTCGGGATGCGCCGCGACCAGGCGTGCTTCCTCGATCTCCCCTTCTACCAGACGGGGAAGGTGCGCAAGGACCCCATCGGCCCCGAGGACGTGCGGCGGACGCTGGAGCTGCTGGAGCGGGTGCGGCCGGAGATCGTGTTCGTGGCCGGCGACCTGTCGGACCCGCACGGCACCCACCGCATGTGCCTGCAGGCCGTGCACGAGGCGCTGGAGCAGTACGGTGGCGACGCGCCCGAGGTGTGGTACTACCGCGGCGCCTGGCAGGAATGGCCGGTGAGCGAGGCCGACGTGCTGGTGCCCCTGTCTGAAGAGGAGCTGAGGCTGAAGATTTTCGCCATCTACAAGCACCAGAGCCAGAAGGACAAGGCGCCGTTCCCCGGGCAGGACGACCGCGAGTTCTGGCAGCGGGTGGAGGAGCGCAACACCTCCACGGCGAAGATCGTGGACCGGCTCGGCCTGCCGGAATACTTCGCGATGGAGGCCTACGTGGTGCGGAAGAACGGGGAGCCGCTGGAGCGACCGACGCTCTCCACCGCCGACCTGGCCGAGGCGCCGCGGCTGCGGAGGTCGACGGACCACCCGGCCTGGGGGACGGGGCGGGTGCAGGTGGTGCGCGCCGCGCCCGACGAGGTGGGCGAGGTGGGGGGACAGACCGCGTGA